The DNA window TTGGGCTGGATAATGATGTTGAGATTCTGATGTTTTCCCCGGAGGCGATGCTGCGCATCTGTCCGGGCTACTGGTGCGGTTTTGTAGCCCGGACTGGCGCAACGCGCCGCCTCCGGGAACTCTCCCGAACCCCGTTAACAAATGCGCGGCAGCGGCTCGGCGTGGGGAAGGTCGAGCGTGCGCTTCACGCCGTACAGGCCAATGGATCGCACTCCCCGGCGTTCTACAACGTCGCCGATTATCGCCGCATCTCGTCCTAGCGGGTGAGACCGTAAATGCGCAAGTACGCTTTCCGCCGCCTCGCGGGCAACGGCAATCACCAGCTTACCTTCATTGGCAAAATTAAGCGCGTCCAGCCCCAGCAGCTCGCACACGCCGCGTACGGTATCGTTCACCGGCAGCTTCTGCTCATGCAGCTCAATCCCGTAGCCGCTGGCGGCGGCGAACTCGTGGGCCACTGCATTAACGCCGCCGCGGGTCGCATCGCGCAGCGCTTTGACGCCAGGCAGCTCGCGCAGGGGCTGAATTAATGGTGTCAATACCGCGCAATCGCTGGACAGCGCACCATCCAGCCCCATTTCTTCGCGCAGGTTGAGGATCGTCGCGCCATGATCGCCAAGCGTGCCGCTGACCAGCAGGACATCGCCGGCGCTAATCTGCTGTGCGCCCCAGCGAATACCGGTGGGGATGACGCCGATCCCAGCGGTATTAATAAATAGCTTATCCGCTGCCCCGCGCGGCACCACTTTGGTATCGCCGGTAACAATGGCGATACCGGCTTCCCGCGCGGTCTGCGCCATGCTGTTCACCACGGCTTCGAGAGTGGCCATCTCCAGCCCCTCTTCGAGAATAAACCCGCAGGAGAGGTAGCGCGGGATCGCGCCGCTCACCGCCACATCATTGGCCGTGCCGCAGACCGCCAGCTTGCCAATATTGCCGCCGGGGAAAAACAGCGGATCGATAACGTAGCTGTCGGTGGAAAAAGCCAGTCGATCGCCCTGGGCCATAAGATCGGCGAGATCGAGACGCGCCTGATCCTCCTGCTCCGCCAGCCAGTGATTGGCGAAAGCCTGCATAAACAGGGAGGCGATCAGCTGCTGCATCGCCTGACCGCCGCTACCGTGGGCTAACTGAATGCTTTTCATGCTTCTACTTCCTGACTGCGATATTGATACCAGGCGGCGCAAGCGCCTTCCGATGAGACCATCAGCGCGCCGAATGCGCTTTGCGGGTTGCAGGTATTGCCGAACAGCGGGCACTGGTGCGGTTTACAGCGGCCGGTCAGCACCTCGCCGCAGCGGGCGTGCGGATCGTCGCAGACCCGCTGCGGCGCCGGGCGGAAATGCGCTTCTGCGTCGAAACGCTGATACGCGGCCGTCAGGTGCACGCCGGAGTCGTTAATCACCCCCAGACCGCGCCACTCGCTGTCGCCGCTGAGGCAGAAAACGTCGGCGATGGCCGACTGCGCCAACGGGTTGCCTTCATCAGGCACCACCCTGCGGTACTGGTTTTCCACTTCGCTGTGCCGCGCTATTGTCTGCTCAACCAGCATCACCGCGCCTTGCAGTAGATCAAGCGGTTCGAATCCGGCCACCACTAATGGACGATGATAGTCGCTGGCGATAAATCCGTAGGCTTCGGTACCGATGACCATGCTGACGTGGCCGGGGGCGAGAAAAGCGTCGATACCGTTATCCGGCTGGTCGAGCAGGCTGCGCAGGGTCGGCAGCAAGGTAATGTGCTGGCAGAAAAAGTAAAAGTTCTCGACGCCGCGCTCGCGGGCCTGACGCAAGGTCAGGGCGGTGGCGGGCATGGTGGTTTCAAAGCCGAGACCGAAAAACACCACTTCACGTTCAGGGTTCTGCTGCGCCAGCTTCAGGGCGTCCATCGGCGAATAGACAATCCGCACGTCGGCCCCGCGCGATTTTGCCTGCAGCAGCGAACCGCTTTTTCCCGGCACGCGCATGGCATCGCCGAAGGTGCAGAAAATCACCCCCGGACGGCTGGCGATATCGATACAGGCGTCGATACGCCCCATCGGCAAGACGCACACCGGGCAGCCGGGGCCGTGAATAAACTCGATGTTTTCCGGCAGCAGCTGGTCGAGGCCAAATTTAAAGATGGCGTGGGTATGACCGCCGCACACTTCCATTATGCGCAGCGGACGTTCGGCGGTATGCGGTAGCAGGCGCGCGCGCTGCTGGAGATGTTCCACCAACTGCATCACCTGCTCCGGGGCGCGGTATTCATCAACAAAACGCATTTACCGCTCCTCGCCGTACAGCAGTGCGCCGACGTCCGGCTCCACTTCAAACATATTTTGCAGCGCTTCAAGAGTGTCTCGGGCTTCGGCCTCGTTTATTACGCTCATGGCGAAGCCGACGTGCACCAGCACCCACTGGCCGAGACGCGGCTGGCCGCGATCGTCAACCGCGCCCACCAGAGTCAGGTCGACTTCGCGCTGAATGCCGCACACTTCGACCTTCGCCAGATTGCCGTCAATGGCGCAGATTTGTCCCGGAATACCTATGCACATTGCTGCGTCTCCAGCCAGTTAAGCCACTGGCCCATGCCCTCGCCGCTGGTGGCGGAGAGCAGAATGATTTCAATATTTGGGTTCACTTCGCGGGCGCAGGCCAGGCATTTTTCCACGTCAAAGTTGAGATAGGGCAGCAGGTCGACCTTGTTGAGCAGCATCAGGCTGGCGGCGGCAAACATATGCGGGTACTTCAGCGGTTTGTCTTCGCCTTCGGTCACCGACAGCACCGCCACCTTATGGCGCTCGCCGAGGTCGAAGCCCGCCGGGCACACCAGGTTGCCGACGTTTTCAATAAACAGAATGCCGTTGTCGGCAAGCGGCAGGCGCGGGGCGGCGTCGGCAATCATCTGCGCGTCGAGGTGGCAACCCTTGCCGGTGTTGACCTGAATCGCCGGGGTACCGGTGGCGCGAATGCGCGCGGCATCGTTCACCGTCTGCTGATCGCCTTCGATCACCGCGCAGGCGGTTTTCTCTTTCAGCCGCAGTAGGGTTTCGGTTAACAGGGTGGTTTTGCCGGAGCCGGGGCTGGAGACGAGGTTGAGCACCAGTTGGTTTTTAGCGGCGAAGCGCGCGCGGTTGCGGGCGGCCAGACGGTTGTTTTTATCCAGCACGTCGATTTCCACTTCCAGCATCCGCCGCTGGCTTTGGCCCGGCGCATGAGTACCCGCCTCGCCGTGACCGTAGTGCAGGTCGCCCACGTCCGAACGGGTTGGGGAGAAGTTATCGGTTTTGACGCCGGTAATGTTCATCATCGGGCGCGGGGCAGGTGCGAAGGGGGCGCTGCGAAACGCCGAATGCGGGTTATGTTCGTCGCCTTCTATATAGAGGTTGCCTTCGCCGCAGCCGCAGGTTGTACACATAATTTACTCCTGATCTACTTCTATTCGCTGAATCTGTAAGCCGTCATCTGCCACAATTTGCAGCTGGTCGTTCTGGCACTGCGGGCAGCGGCGGACGTGCTGCGAGATAAGATGCACGTACTGTTGACAGGTTTCACACCAGCATTCAGCCTGTTGTTCGGCGATATGCAGTTCGCAGCCTTCCGCCAGCGTGCCGCGGCACACCAGCTCAAAGCAGAAGGTCAGCGCGCTGGCTTCCACGCAGGAGAAAGCCCCGACCTTCAGCCACACGCCGGTTACCCGACGTGCGCCGGCCTGCTGCGCTTGCTGTTCGATAATTTCCAGCGCCCGCTGGCTTAGAGTGATTTCGTGCATGGTGCCTCCGTATCGCGATGGCCCATTAATGCAATAAAGATGCCAGGTCATAGCTAATGTCATCAAAATGTCGATGACACCCTTCAGACATCGTCATCGACATGTCTTTTCCGCTTTATCGATTTATCAAACTCATTAAAAATCAATTAATTAAATATTGGCATGAAAAATGCTTTACCGGTGCATCTCATACAACGGGGGATCCGGGATGACTATTTGGGAATTAAGTGAAAAGGCGGATTACATCGCCGATCGTCACCGCCAGCATCAGGAGCAGTGGCATACCTACTGCAACTCGCTGGTTCAGGGGATAACCCTGTCGAAAGCGCGTCTGCATCACGCCATGAGCTGCGCGCCGGATAAAGAACTGTGCTTCGTTCTGTTTGGCCATTTTCAGGTCTACGTGGCGCTGGCGGAGGGCTTTAACAGCCACACCATCGAATATTACGTAGAAAGCAAAGACGGTGACGACAGACGTCTGATTGCGCAGGCTACGCTGGGCTCAGACGGCACCATTGATGGCCGGATCAGCAACCGCTCCCGCGAGCAGGTTCTGGAGCACTATCTGGCGACGATCGCCAGCGTTTATGACCGCCTTTATGAGGCTATGGAACAAGACCAGCCGGTGGATTTAAGCCACCTGACGCTGGCCCGTTAATCGTCAGGTGTCGACAAGTGTCGAAGCTGACACCGACGCCGCCTGTTTTCGTCAAAAATGACTTTCACCTGAGGATGACCCGGTGAACCGTTTTGTAATTGCTGACTCCACCGTCTGTATCGGCTGCCGTACCTGCGAAGCCGCCTGCGCTGAGACTCACCGCCAGCAGGGCCTGCAATCCATGCCCCGGCTGCGGTTAATGCGCAATGAGAAAGAATCTGCGCCGCAGATGTGCCACCACTGTGAAGATGCGCCCTGCGCCGCCGTCTGCCCGGTAAACGCTATTAATCGCGTCGATGGCGCGGTGCAGCTCAACGAGAGCCTGTGCGTGAGCTGCAAGCTGTGCGGCATTGCCTGCCCGTTCGGCGCCATTGAGTTTTCCGGCAGCCGTCCGCTGGATATTCCGGCTAACGCCAACACGCCAATGGCACCCGCCGCGCCACCAGCCCCGGCCCGCGTCAGCTCGCTGCTTGACTGGGTTCCCGGCGTGCGCGCCATCGCCGTCAAATGCGACCTGTGCCACTTCGATGAGCAGGGCCCCGCGTGCGTACGCACCTGCCCGACTAAAGCGCTGCTGTTGGTGGATATCCGCGATATCGCCCTGGCCAGCAAGCGGAAACGGCAGCTGACCTTTAATACCGACCTCGGCGATCTGTCGCTGTTCCAGGCGCAACAAGGGGACGTGAAATGAGTGTGATTTCATTAGTGAATCAGGCTGTGGTCTGGTACGCCGCCAGCGCGGTGCTGGCATTTCTGTTCACCATGCGTAAACCGCTGAGCGGGGCGATTGCCGGGATTGGCGGCGCGGTCGCCAGCATCATGCTGGTACTGGCAGGTGGAACGGCGCTGCTGATGCCGGAGCGCATCAGCGGCGGTATGTTGCAGATGCTGCATTTGACCATGCGGGTTGGCGGCGTCAACGCGCTGTGGCTGCTGGCGATTGGCCTGTCGGCGCTGCCGATTTCGCTGTTCAATATCTCCTGGCATCGCCATCCGCAGGTCAAAGCGAACGGCCTGCTGGTGAACCTGTTGCTGGCCGCTGCGACCTGCGCGGTGGTGGTGACGAACTTCGGCGCGCTGGTGGTGATGGCGGAGATTATGGCGCTCTGCGCGGCGTTTCTTACCGGCTGCGCGCAGTCCGGCAAGCTGTGGTTTGCGCTGGGTCGACTCGGTACGCTGCTCATGGCATGGAGCTGCTGGCTGGTGTGGTCGTTCTACGGCACCCTTGAACTGGCGCAGATCACCCAACTGGCGATGGCTGCGCCACAAAACGCGCTGCTGTGGCTGCCGGGCCTGGTGGGTTTTGCGCTGCTGGCCGGGGTTATCCCGCTGCACGGCTGGGCACCGCAGGCTCACGCGGGCGCGAGCGCTCCGGCTGCTGCGCTGTTCTCGACGGTGGTAATGAAGGTCGGTCTCTACGGCATCCTGACGGTGTCTCTGGCCGGGAGCGTACCGCCGCTGTGGTGGGGCGTAATGCTGCTGGTGCTGGGGATGATCACCGCGTTTATCGGCGGATTGTACGCGCTGATGGAGCACAATATTCAGCGTTTGCTGGCGTACCACACCCTGGAAAACATCGGCATTATCCTGCTCGGCCTCGGGGCGTTCGTCACCGGCGTCGCTACCCATAACCCGACCCTGATGGTGCTGGGCTTTATCGGCGGCATGTATCACCTGATCAACCATAGCTTGTTTAAAACCACGCTGTTTCTCGGCGCGGGGGCGGTGTGGTTCCGCACCGGTCATCGTGATATCGAGAAGCTCGGTGGGATCGGCAAAAAAATGCCGCTGATTTCGCTCTCTATGCTGGTGGGGCTGATGGCGATGGCTGCGCTGCCGCCGCTGAACGGTTTTGCCGGGGAGTGGGTTATCTATCAATCCTTCTTCAAGCTAAGTACTGGCGATGCCTTTATTGGCCGTCTGCTGGGGCCGCTGCTGGCGGTAGGGCTGGCAATTACCGGCGCGCTGGCGGTGATGTGTATGGCGAAAGTCTACGGCGTCACCTTCCTTGGCGCACCGCGCAGCAAAGAGGCGGAGAATGCCACCTGCGCACCGTGGCTGATGACCTTTAGCGTGGTGCTGGCTGCGGTCTGCTGCGTGATTGGCGGGATTGCCGCGCCGTGGTTGCTGCCGCTGGTGAGCGGGGCGTTCCCGGTTCAGGCGGAAGTCTCCAGCGTCGTGTCCCAGCCGCTGATCGCCATTCTGCTGATTGCCTGCCCGCTGCTGCCGCTGCTGCTGATGATCTTCTTCAAAGGCGACCGCCTGCCTGCGCGCTCTCGCGGTGCGGCCTGGGTCTGCGGCTACGACCATGAAAAATCAATGGTGGTGACCGCCCACGGTTTCGCTATGCCGGTGAAAGAAGCCTTTGCGCCGATGCTGAAGCTGCGCCACTGGCTAAACCCGGTACGCCTGGTTCCCGGCTGGCAGAACGCGTCCGCACCCGCGCTGTTTCGCGGCGTGGCGCTGGTTGAGCTGGCGGTGCTGGTGGTGATTGTGGTTTCCCGAGGAGCCTGAGAATGAGTGTATTAATTGCATTGTTGCAGGCGCTGGTGCTGTTTGCCGCCGCGCCGCTGTTGTCCGGGATCACCCGCGTTGCGCGCGCACGTCTGCATAACCGCCGCGGTCCCGGCGTATTGCAGGAGTATCGGGATATCCTGAAACTGCTGGGCCGTCAGAGTATTGGCCCGGATGCCTCCGGCTGGGTGTTCCGTCTGACGCCGTACGTGATGGTCGGCGTGATGCTGACCATCGCCACCGCGCTGCCGGTGGTCACCGTTGACTCGCCAATGACGGGGTTGGGTGACCTGATTACCCTGATCTACCTGTTCGCTATCGCCCGTTTCTTCTTCGCCATTTCTGGCCTGGATACCGGTAGCCCGTTTACCGCTATCGGGGCCAGCCGCGAAGCGATGCTCGGCGTGCTGGTGGAGCCGATTCTTTTGCTCGGCCTGTGGGTCGCGGCGCAGGTCGCGGGTTCCACCCATATCAGCAGCATCACCGACACCATTTATCACTGGCCTGCCGCGCGCAGTATTCCGCTGGTTCTGGCGCTGTGCGCCTGCGCCTTCGCCACCTTTATCGAAATGGGCAAGCTGCCGTTCGACCTGGCGGAAGCGGAGCAGGAGCTTCAGGAAGGTCCGCTCTCAGAATACAGCGGAAGCGGCTTCGGCGTGCTGAAGTGGGGCATCAGCCTTAAACAGCTGGTGGTGTTGCAGATGTTTGTCGGCGTGTTTATCCCGTGGGGGCAGATGACCAGTTTTAGCGTCGGCGGTCTGCTGCTGGCGTTGGTGGTTGCCGTCGTCAAGCTGGTGGTTGGCGTACTGATTATCGCCCTGTTCGAAAACAGCATGGCGCGTCTGCGCCTGGATATCACCGGGCGCATTACCTGGACCGGGTTCGGTTTAGCCTTTTTAGCCTTCGTCTCCTTGCTGGTGGCGTGATTTAAGAGAGTTTGAGCATGTCTGAAGAAAAAATCGGTCAACACTATCTCGCCGCACTGCATCAGGCTTTTCCGGGCGTGGTGCTGGATGAAGCCTGGCAGACCAAAGACCAGCTTACGGTGACGGTGAAGGTCAACTATCTACCGGAAGTGGTCGAGTTCCTTTACTACAAGCAGGGCGGCTGGCTGTCGGTGCTGTTTGGCAACGATGAGCGCAAGCTGAACGGCCACTACGCCGTCTACTACGTGCTGTCGATGGAACAGGGGACGAAGTGCTGGATCACCGTGCGCGTGGAAGTGGATGCCAATAAACCGGAGTATCCGTCGGTGACGCCACGCGTGCCTGCGGCGGTCTGGGGCGAGCGCGAAGTGCGCGATATGTACGGCCTGGTGCCGGTTGGGCTGCCGGACGAACGCCGCCTGGTGCTGCCGGACGATTGGCCGGATGAGCTGTATCCACTGCGTAAAGACAGCATGGATTACCGTCAGCGCCCGGCACCGACCACCGATGCTGAAACCTATGAATTCATTAATGAACTGGGTACGAAAAAGAACAACGTGGTGCCGATTGGCCCGCTGCACGTGACTTCCGATGAACCGGGCCACTTCCGCCTGTTCGTTGACGGCGAAAATATTATCGACGCCGACTATCGCCTGTTCTATGTCCATCGCGGGATGGAAAAGCTGGCGGAAACCCGCATGGGCTACAACGAAGTCACCTTCCTGTCGGATCGCGTGTGCGGCATCTGCGGCTTTGCCCACAGTACCGCCTACACCACCTCCGTAGAGAACGCGATGGGCATCGTGGTGCCGGAACGTGCGCAGATGATCCGCGCCATTCTGCTGGAAGTTGAGCGTCTGCACTCGCACCTGCTCAACCTCGGCCTGGCCTGCCACTTCACCGGCTTCGACTCCGGGTTTATGCAGTTCTTCCGCGTGCGCGAAACGTCGATGAAGATGGCGGAAATTCTCACCGGGGCGCGTAAAACTTACGGTCTGAACCTGATTGGCGGCATCCGTCGCGACCTGCTGAAAGAGGACATGATCCAGACCCGTCAGCTGGCGCAGCAGATGCGCCGCGACGTGCAGGAGCTGGTGGATATGCTGCTCAGCACGCCGAATATGGAGCAGCGCACCGTGGGCATTGGTCGTCTCGACCCGCAGATCGCCCGCGACTTCAGCAACGTCGGCCCGATGGTGCGCGCCAGCGGCCATGCCCGCGACACCCGCGCCGATCACCCGTTCGTCGGTTACGGCCTGCTGCCGATGATCGTGCACAGCGAGCAGGGCTGCGACGTGATTTCTCGCCTGAAGGTGCGCATCAACGAAGTCTACACCGCGCTGAACATGATCGACTTTGGCCTCGATAACCTGCCGGGCGGCCCACTAGCGGTAGAAGGTTTCACCTATATTCCGCACCGCTTCGCGCTGGGTTTCTCGGAAGCGCCGCGCGGGGATGATATCCACTGGAGCATGACCGGCGATAACCAGAAGCTGTACCGCTGGCGCTGCCGGGCGGCAACCTACGCCAACTGGCCGACCCTGCGCTATATGCTGCGCGGCAACACCGTGTCCGACGCGCCGCTGATTATCGGCAGCCTCGATCCTTGCTACTCCTGTACCGACCGCATGACCGTGGTCGATGTGCGCAAGAAGAAGAGCAAAGTGGTGCCGTACAAAGAGCTGGAGCGCTACAGCATCGAGCGTAAGAACTCGCCGCTGAAATAAGGAATCGCCATGTTTACCTTTATTAAAAAAGTCATCAAAACCGGCACCGCGACGCACTCGTATCCGCTGGAGCCGATGCCGGTGGATAAAAATTTCCGCGGCAAACCGGAGCATAATCCGCAGCAATGTATCGGCTGCGCCGCCTGCGTTAACGCCTGTCCGTCGAACGCCCTGACGGTAGAAACCGATCTCACCACCAACCAGCTGGCGTGGCAGTTCAACCTTGGGCGCTGCATCTTTTGCGGGCGCTGCGAAGAAGTCTGTCCGACGGCGGCAATCAAGCTCTCTCAGGAGTACGAGCTGGCGGTGTGGAAGAAAGAGGATTTTCTCCAGCAATCGCGTTTCGACATCTGCCACTGCCGGGTGTGCGAACGCCCGTTCGCCGTGCAAAAAGAGATCGACTACGCCATCGCGCTGCTTAAGCACAACGGCGACACCCGCGCCGAGCTGCATCGCGAAAGCTTTGAGACCTGCCCGGAGTGCAAACGCCAGAAATGTCTGGTGCCGTCCGACCGTATTGAACTGACTCGCCATATGAGAGAGGCCAGCTGATGAGCAATTTATTAGGCCCGCGCGATGAAAACGGCATTCCGGTGCCGATGACGGTGGATGAATCCATCGCCAGCATGAAAACCGCGTTGCTGAAGAAAATTAAGCGCTCCGCCTACGTCTACCGCGTCGACTGCGGCGGCTGCAATGGCTGCGAAATCGAGATTTTCGCCACCCTGTCGCCGCTGTTTGATGCCGAGCGTTTTGGGATCAAAGTGGTCCCTTCGCCGCGCCACGCCGATATTCTGCTGTTCACCGGAGCGGTGACCCGCGCGATGCGTTCGCCTGCATTACGTGCCTGGCAGTCTGCGCCGGATCCGAAAATTTGTATCTCCTACGGCGCATGCGGCAACAGCGGCGGCATCTTCCATGACCTCTACTGCGTGTGGGGCGGGACCGACAAAATCGTGCCGGTAGATGTTTATATTCCCGGCTGCCCGCCGACGCCAGCCGCGACGCTGTACGGCTTCGCCATGGCGCTGGGCCTGCTGGAGCAGAAAATCCACGCTCGCCTGCCGGGTGAACAGGACGAACAGGCGGCTGAGATTCTTCACCCGGACATGGTGCAGCCGCTGCGTGTGCGTATCGACCGCGAAGCGCGTCGCCTTGCGGGCTATCGCTACGGTCGCCAGATTGCCGACGACTACATGCGCCTGCTCGGACAGGGCGATAATCAGGTGGTGCGCTGGCTGGAGGTGGAGAAAGATCCGCGTCTGACCGAGATCGTCACCCATCTGAACCAGGTGGTAGAGGGAGCGCGTATCCGATGAGCGAAACGGTGGTGTTCAGTCAGTTGAGCCGTAAATTTATTGATGAGAACGATGCCACGCCCGATCAGGCGCAGCAGGTGGTCTATTACAGCCTGGCGATTGGCCACCACCTCGGCGTGATCGACTGCCTGGAAGCGGCGCTGAGCTGCCCGTGGGAAGCGTACCTGGCGTGGATTGCCACTCTCGAAGAAGGCAGCACCGCGCGGCGCAAAATGGAAGGCGTGCCGAAATACGGCGAGATTGTCATCGATAGCAATCACGTGACCATGCTCGCCAACGCCTTCGATAAAGCGCAGGTCAGGCAAACCCCTGAGCAGCAGGCGTGGAGCAAAATTATGCTCAGTATGCTGCATGATATTCACCAGGAAAGCGCCATCTACCTGATGGTGAGGAGGCTTCGTGACTGATGTTTTACTCTGTGTCGGCAACAGCATGATGGGTGACGACGGCGCAGGCCCGCTGCTGGCGGAGATGTGCGCCGCTAACCCGGTTGGCGACTGGGTGGTGATTGACGGCGGCAGCGCCCCGGAAAACGACATCGTCGCTATTCGTGAACTGCGCCCCGAGCGCCTGTTGATCGTCGATGCCACCGATATGGGGCTGAACCCCGGTGAAATCCGCATCGTCGACCCGGACGATATCGCCGAGATGTTTATGATGACCACCCACAATATGCCGCTTAACTATCTTATCGATCAGCTGAAAGAGGATATCGGCGAGGTGATCTTCTTAGGCATTCAGCCGGATATCGTCGGTTTTTATTACCCGATGACCCAGCCGATTAAGGATGCGGTCGAGGTGGTGTATCACAAGCTGAACGGCTGGCAGGGGAACGGTGGGTTTTCGCAGTTGGAGGCGGCGGAAGAGTGAGATTAATGTCGCAGAGCAGATACTCTCCGGCAAAATTCCCTTCAAAAGGCATGGCGGATAAAATTTATTGAAGCTGCCATGCTGACTTTATTTTGAAAAAAAATTGTACCGTTGGCTTTATACCATAAATAATGCGAGTTGCAGGGCGGCAGCAAGGGAATAAATCCCCAGACGCTTACTAAATTAAGTGACTGGGGTGAGTGAACGCAGCTAACGTACATGCAACTTGAAGTATGATAGGGATATTTGTGTGAAAATAACGTGGTGCAATAACGTTTTAGCTTAATAAATACCAAGTCGTCGTAGAACGTATTAAGTATTAACCTGCTCGATAATTAACTTTCCCTGCATCACCGATACTTTTACCATCGTACCTATAGGGAATCCCGCCGCTTCCAGCCAGTCGCCATTGAGATTCAACGATGAATGCTGCTGACCGCGTTGGCTTTGCCGGGTTTTACGCCTGATATAACCCACTTTTAAATGACGAAATGGTTTAGAAACAGGCGATTCTGGTTTGTTTTTTTCTTCTATCATAGTCTTCTCCATATTTTATTTATTTTCCGTTGCGCAAGGGAATGTGGTGAAACTCTATTTTGCGTTTAAAAACTACTGAATAAAATGCCAGTAAAAGAACTGAATGGCAAACCTGAAACTGGAAGCAAGCTCGACAAAATAAAATGCAATAAATGAAACTGGAAACATCAGGTTGTGATTAGCTTGAATAAGATTTTTTGGTTATCCCTTGGTCTTGCAAGCTACATTTTTACCTCCGGTCTCGGGGATTCATGTATGATTGTAAGCAGCAGGGAAGCCAGGGTGGGTAATGGACTATCAAAGATGAAAATCAAGGTCATTAAATATATAAAGCGACTTTTTTGCAAAAATGCTGAGCTGATGGATATTTTTGCCAATGATAATTTTCAAATGTCTATTTCCGAAAGAGATTATCCACCGTTTATCTCGTTGGCAAAGCAGCAGATCTATGCTGTTCACGCCATTTTTGTTTGTTCGGATCAAAAGCTGTCGCTGATAAAGGAAAATATCGCCGATATATTTAGCGTTGATGCTACTCAGATTATCCAGCAAGGGGTGATTAGTGACGGGCTTGTGCTGGCCCGGTGTGGCTATCGTGACGCAATGGCTATCAGCAACAAGAAAGTATTAACTTATTCATTTGAAAAAGATTTCAATAACAACCTGGTCCGAGTTGTGACAAATTCCGCAGAGTTTGTTCATGCTGTCAAAACATTGCCTGTTTCCCCGCCATTGCCGTGGGATGCTTTTCCGTCGTTGAGACCGCAGGGCTATGGCAGTTTGCAGGGGCGGCTGGCGTTTTGGTGGGAAAATATATGGCGGCCTTTCTGGCATAATCTGGCCCCTGATGAAAAAGATGCTTTTTTGATGCAGTACGATGTGAGTGAAGAGTGGCGGGAATT is part of the Klebsiella huaxiensis genome and encodes:
- a CDS encoding respiratory chain complex I subunit 1 family protein; the encoded protein is MSVLIALLQALVLFAAAPLLSGITRVARARLHNRRGPGVLQEYRDILKLLGRQSIGPDASGWVFRLTPYVMVGVMLTIATALPVVTVDSPMTGLGDLITLIYLFAIARFFFAISGLDTGSPFTAIGASREAMLGVLVEPILLLGLWVAAQVAGSTHISSITDTIYHWPAARSIPLVLALCACAFATFIEMGKLPFDLAEAEQELQEGPLSEYSGSGFGVLKWGISLKQLVVLQMFVGVFIPWGQMTSFSVGGLLLALVVAVVKLVVGVLIIALFENSMARLRLDITGRITWTGFGLAFLAFVSLLVA
- a CDS encoding SymE family type I addiction module toxin, which translates into the protein MIEEKNKPESPVSKPFRHLKVGYIRRKTRQSQRGQQHSSLNLNGDWLEAAGFPIGTMVKVSVMQGKLIIEQVNT
- the hycI gene encoding hydrogenase maturation peptidase HycI: MTDVLLCVGNSMMGDDGAGPLLAEMCAANPVGDWVVIDGGSAPENDIVAIRELRPERLLIVDATDMGLNPGEIRIVDPDDIAEMFMMTTHNMPLNYLIDQLKEDIGEVIFLGIQPDIVGFYYPMTQPIKDAVEVVYHKLNGWQGNGGFSQLEAAEE
- the hycE gene encoding formate hydrogenlyase subunit HycE, giving the protein MSEEKIGQHYLAALHQAFPGVVLDEAWQTKDQLTVTVKVNYLPEVVEFLYYKQGGWLSVLFGNDERKLNGHYAVYYVLSMEQGTKCWITVRVEVDANKPEYPSVTPRVPAAVWGEREVRDMYGLVPVGLPDERRLVLPDDWPDELYPLRKDSMDYRQRPAPTTDAETYEFINELGTKKNNVVPIGPLHVTSDEPGHFRLFVDGENIIDADYRLFYVHRGMEKLAETRMGYNEVTFLSDRVCGICGFAHSTAYTTSVENAMGIVVPERAQMIRAILLEVERLHSHLLNLGLACHFTGFDSGFMQFFRVRETSMKMAEILTGARKTYGLNLIGGIRRDLLKEDMIQTRQLAQQMRRDVQELVDMLLSTPNMEQRTVGIGRLDPQIARDFSNVGPMVRASGHARDTRADHPFVGYGLLPMIVHSEQGCDVISRLKVRINEVYTALNMIDFGLDNLPGGPLAVEGFTYIPHRFALGFSEAPRGDDIHWSMTGDNQKLYRWRCRAATYANWPTLRYMLRGNTVSDAPLIIGSLDPCYSCTDRMTVVDVRKKKSKVVPYKELERYSIERKNSPLK
- a CDS encoding formate hydrogenlyase maturation HycH family protein, producing the protein MSETVVFSQLSRKFIDENDATPDQAQQVVYYSLAIGHHLGVIDCLEAALSCPWEAYLAWIATLEEGSTARRKMEGVPKYGEIVIDSNHVTMLANAFDKAQVRQTPEQQAWSKIMLSMLHDIHQESAIYLMVRRLRD
- a CDS encoding formate hydrogenlyase complex iron-sulfur subunit, with translation MFTFIKKVIKTGTATHSYPLEPMPVDKNFRGKPEHNPQQCIGCAACVNACPSNALTVETDLTTNQLAWQFNLGRCIFCGRCEEVCPTAAIKLSQEYELAVWKKEDFLQQSRFDICHCRVCERPFAVQKEIDYAIALLKHNGDTRAELHRESFETCPECKRQKCLVPSDRIELTRHMREAS
- a CDS encoding NADH-quinone oxidoreductase subunit B family protein translates to MSNLLGPRDENGIPVPMTVDESIASMKTALLKKIKRSAYVYRVDCGGCNGCEIEIFATLSPLFDAERFGIKVVPSPRHADILLFTGAVTRAMRSPALRAWQSAPDPKICISYGACGNSGGIFHDLYCVWGGTDKIVPVDVYIPGCPPTPAATLYGFAMALGLLEQKIHARLPGEQDEQAAEILHPDMVQPLRVRIDREARRLAGYRYGRQIADDYMRLLGQGDNQVVRWLEVEKDPRLTEIVTHLNQVVEGARIR